The Roseibaca calidilacus genome has a window encoding:
- the ahcY gene encoding adenosylhomocysteinase: MAQDYIVRDISLAEFGRKELDIAETEMPGLMALREEFGAAKPLSGARIVGSLHMTIQTAVLIETLTALGADVRWASCNIYSTQDHAAAAIAAGGTPVFAIKGQTLEEHWDYLDRSFQFPEGANMILDDGGDATLYVLLGARAEAGEEIIPVPQSEEEAVIKAQIKKRMEQSPGWFTKTRDAIKGVSEETTTGVHRLYDLHKQGQLPFPAINVNDSVTKSKFDNKYGCKESLVDGIRRATDTMMAGKVAVVCGYGDVGKGSAASLRGAGARVKVTEIDPICALQAAMDGFEVTTLEDVVSTADIFITTTGNRDVIRIEHMRDMKDMAIVGNIGHFDNEIQVAALKNHKWTNIKDQVDMIEMPSGNRMILLSQGRLLNLGNATGHPSFVMSASFTNQVLAQIELWTKGEDYQPGVYLLPKHLDEKVARLHLDRIGVKLTELKPEQAEYIGVTVEGPFKPEHYRY, encoded by the coding sequence ATGGCGCAAGACTACATTGTCCGCGATATCTCGCTGGCCGAATTTGGCCGCAAGGAACTGGATATTGCCGAAACCGAAATGCCGGGCCTGATGGCGCTGCGCGAAGAGTTTGGCGCAGCCAAGCCTTTGAGCGGCGCGCGCATTGTCGGGTCGTTGCACATGACGATCCAAACTGCCGTGCTGATCGAAACCCTGACCGCGCTGGGCGCGGATGTGCGCTGGGCATCTTGCAACATCTATTCCACGCAGGACCACGCAGCGGCAGCCATTGCCGCAGGAGGCACGCCGGTTTTCGCCATAAAGGGCCAGACGCTGGAAGAGCATTGGGATTACCTTGACCGTTCCTTCCAGTTCCCCGAAGGCGCGAATATGATCTTGGATGATGGCGGCGATGCCACGCTCTATGTGCTGCTGGGCGCGCGCGCCGAAGCGGGCGAAGAGATCATCCCCGTGCCACAATCCGAGGAAGAAGCCGTCATCAAGGCGCAAATCAAGAAGCGCATGGAACAAAGCCCCGGCTGGTTCACCAAAACGCGCGACGCGATCAAGGGTGTGTCCGAAGAAACCACCACCGGCGTGCACCGCCTGTATGACCTGCACAAGCAGGGCCAACTGCCCTTCCCTGCGATCAACGTCAACGACAGCGTGACCAAGTCGAAATTCGACAACAAGTATGGGTGCAAGGAAAGCCTTGTCGACGGTATCCGCCGCGCGACCGACACGATGATGGCCGGCAAGGTCGCCGTGGTCTGCGGCTATGGCGATGTGGGCAAAGGTTCCGCCGCCAGCTTGCGCGGCGCAGGTGCCCGCGTGAAAGTGACCGAAATCGACCCCATTTGCGCGCTGCAAGCCGCAATGGACGGGTTCGAGGTGACGACGCTGGAAGACGTGGTTTCGACCGCCGACATCTTCATCACCACCACCGGCAACAGGGACGTGATCCGCATCGAGCATATGCGCGATATGAAGGACATGGCTATTGTCGGCAATATCGGCCATTTCGACAATGAAATTCAGGTCGCGGCCCTGAAAAACCACAAATGGACCAACATCAAGGACCAGGTGGACATGATCGAGATGCCCTCTGGCAACCGCATGATCCTGCTGTCCCAAGGCCGCCTGCTGAACCTTGGCAACGCCACGGGGCACCCGTCTTTCGTGATGTCCGCATCCTTCACCAATCAGGTTCTGGCGCAGATCGAACTGTGGACCAAGGGCGAAGACTACCAGCCCGGCGTTTACCTGCTGCCCAAGCACTTGGATGAGAAGGTCGCGCGCCTGCATCTGGACCGCATTGGCGTGAAGCTGACGGAACTGAAGCCCGAACAGGCCGAGTATATTGGCGTTACGGTCGAAGGCCCGTTCAAGCCGGAACATTACCGCTACTGA
- a CDS encoding translocation/assembly module TamB domain-containing protein — protein MRRWILAACAVLGLSFAALAQDAVVPEAGESDVGFLTRILQNSLSDRGREVRIRGFAGALSSRATFDEMTIADDEGVWLRISDAALQWNRAALFQRRIEISEISAARVEVLRAPVAAPSEELVPMRRFELPDLPVSVELGSLSLAEVSLAPELLGQPIRAGVRGRADLAGGAGSANLTLDRLDAVEGRFELDTTFSNETRELSLVLDTTEAPGGIAVSKLGVPGRPSARLRIAGDGPIEDFAADIELATDDTPRVEGRFALQTAQPGVQQAVSLDLSGDLRPLLQEAYHPFFGAESTLRTNARRFDDGRVSLDTLMVRTQTLNVEGRARIGAKGLPELIDLRGTLADPEGGRVLLPVAGADTSVQSAYLQLAFDAERSEDWDLVLDLTEFDNGDVSVEALFVNGLGRITSQAFGEDRDTVDALVDFTSMGVSARDPNLAAALGRSVTGSVALIWRDGQPFLLPGFLLEGRDYLLQGRARLDDGVIDGDIRAEYTDIARLSGLAGRDLSGALSARLDGRWGPERDRFDLTARLDGEDLGLDQPQADALLAGASAITLDMGGTDGQVTLRELRAQAQNLTMDVSGQLAQAGLDLSGRLDFPDLSVLGAQYGGRVMADLAVSGPVEQAAVTLSADANELALGQPDLDRALRGDTRLTLLGQRNGAGFDLAEFQVENRALTAQMQGRVDPGASVLDGRFALPDLALVRPGFGGAVSGTLGLLEEGESRRLTLDAETRNLAFGGQATDRLLAGRHVVQARAQVTPDAVLLERLSIDGPALFARVAGQLRDGRPDLTLEARLADMDYVAPGITGALSLGGTARDTGRAYALDLSANGPAGLSARVNGSVTKALQANLAISGTTDVALINPRIEPRSVRGPAQFDIALQGPLALSSASGTATLDGVSVVDPRNGVRLSDVQARADLTGGQAQIDLTGQSAQGGRLALGGSINLAPPLDSSLRARLDALRIIDPQLFEATVSGDLEITGPLARGPDLGGRLRLDSMELRIPRVGLTGPAYVPPGIEHLGESGAAQTTRARAGIFQGETNGRQRNPSRLDLSIDAPNRIFIRGRGLDAELGGTLRLTGTTADLIPIGQFNLIRGRLDLLGNRFALNEGFASLQGDFMPFVRLIASTEREGVSARVVLQGRANAPELLFESSPELPQEEIVSLLLFGRGFETLSLFQAAQLASSLATLSGQSEGILEKLRRNVGLDDLDVRTNEEGEATVRVGRYLTENVYTDLEVNPQGDSEASINIDLSPSLTARGQVDNAGRSSVGVFFERDY, from the coding sequence ATGCGCAGATGGATTCTTGCCGCCTGCGCTGTTCTGGGGCTTAGCTTTGCCGCATTGGCCCAAGACGCCGTTGTGCCCGAAGCGGGCGAAAGCGATGTCGGCTTCCTAACGCGCATTTTGCAAAACAGCCTGTCCGATCGCGGGCGCGAGGTTCGTATCAGGGGCTTTGCCGGTGCGCTGTCATCGCGTGCAACCTTTGACGAGATGACCATCGCCGATGATGAAGGCGTGTGGCTGCGGATCAGCGATGCTGCCTTGCAATGGAACCGCGCGGCCTTGTTTCAGCGCCGGATCGAGATTTCCGAAATCTCTGCCGCGCGGGTCGAGGTGCTGCGCGCGCCAGTCGCTGCCCCGTCAGAGGAACTGGTGCCTATGCGTCGGTTCGAGCTGCCGGATTTGCCTGTGTCGGTGGAATTGGGCAGCCTGTCGCTGGCCGAAGTGTCGCTTGCGCCCGAATTGCTGGGCCAGCCCATCCGCGCCGGGGTGCGGGGACGGGCCGATCTGGCGGGTGGGGCAGGGTCTGCCAACCTGACGCTGGACCGGCTGGATGCGGTCGAGGGCCGCTTCGAACTGGACACCACCTTTTCCAACGAAACCCGCGAATTGTCGCTGGTGCTTGACACGACAGAGGCCCCCGGCGGCATAGCGGTGTCTAAGCTTGGCGTGCCGGGTCGCCCCTCTGCCCGGCTGCGGATTGCGGGCGATGGCCCGATAGAGGATTTCGCCGCCGATATCGAACTGGCGACCGATGACACACCGCGCGTTGAAGGCCGTTTCGCCCTGCAAACCGCGCAACCGGGTGTGCAACAGGCCGTGTCGCTGGACCTGAGCGGCGATCTGCGCCCCTTGCTGCAAGAGGCGTATCATCCGTTTTTCGGGGCGGAAAGCACCTTGCGCACCAATGCTCGGCGCTTCGATGACGGGCGGGTGTCGCTGGATACGTTGATGGTGCGCACCCAGACCCTGAATGTCGAAGGACGCGCCCGTATTGGCGCGAAGGGCCTGCCGGAACTGATTGACCTGCGCGGCACGCTGGCCGACCCCGAGGGCGGGCGCGTGCTTTTGCCTGTGGCGGGTGCCGATACCAGCGTGCAAAGCGCCTATCTGCAACTGGCTTTCGATGCCGAGCGCAGCGAAGACTGGGATCTGGTTCTGGACCTGACAGAGTTCGACAATGGCGATGTCTCTGTCGAGGCGCTGTTCGTCAACGGTTTGGGGCGGATCACGTCGCAGGCCTTTGGCGAAGATCGGGACACGGTCGATGCGCTTGTCGATTTCACCAGCATGGGTGTTTCGGCGCGCGATCCGAATCTGGCAGCGGCGCTGGGACGGTCGGTGACCGGGTCTGTGGCGCTTATCTGGCGTGATGGGCAGCCCTTCTTGTTGCCCGGTTTTCTGCTGGAAGGCCGCGATTACCTGCTGCAAGGCCGCGCGCGGTTGGATGATGGTGTCATCGACGGTGATATTCGCGCGGAATATACGGATATTGCGCGGCTATCGGGGCTGGCCGGGCGCGATCTGAGCGGCGCGTTGAGCGCCCGGCTTGACGGCAGATGGGGGCCAGAACGCGACCGCTTTGACCTGACCGCGCGGCTTGATGGCGAAGATCTGGGACTGGATCAGCCGCAGGCCGATGCGCTGTTGGCCGGGGCAAGCGCCATCACGCTGGATATGGGCGGAACCGATGGGCAGGTCACGCTGCGCGAGCTTCGCGCGCAGGCGCAGAACCTGACCATGGATGTGTCCGGGCAATTGGCGCAAGCCGGGCTGGACCTGTCGGGCCGTCTGGATTTTCCTGATCTTTCGGTGCTGGGTGCGCAATATGGTGGCCGGGTCATGGCCGATCTGGCGGTCTCTGGCCCGGTGGAACAAGCCGCGGTCACGCTAAGCGCCGACGCAAATGAGCTTGCGCTGGGCCAGCCGGACCTTGACCGCGCCTTGCGCGGCGACACGCGTCTGACACTGCTGGGCCAACGCAACGGCGCAGGGTTTGATCTGGCCGAGTTTCAGGTCGAAAACCGCGCCCTGACGGCACAGATGCAAGGGCGGGTCGATCCCGGCGCGTCGGTGCTGGATGGGCGCTTTGCGCTGCCCGATCTTGCTTTGGTCCGTCCGGGCTTTGGGGGCGCGGTCAGCGGCACTCTGGGCCTGTTAGAAGAGGGTGAGAGCCGCCGCCTGACGCTGGATGCAGAAACGCGCAACTTGGCCTTTGGCGGGCAGGCCACCGACCGCTTGCTGGCGGGGCGGCATGTAGTGCAAGCGCGCGCGCAGGTGACACCCGATGCGGTGCTGTTGGAACGCCTGTCTATTGATGGTCCGGCCTTGTTCGCGCGGGTTGCGGGGCAATTGCGCGACGGGCGCCCCGACCTGACGCTAGAGGCTCGGCTGGCCGATATGGACTATGTCGCGCCGGGCATTACCGGCGCGCTGTCGCTTGGCGGCACCGCGCGCGACACGGGCCGGGCCTATGCGCTGGACCTGTCCGCGAACGGCCCTGCCGGGTTGTCTGCGCGCGTCAATGGCAGCGTGACAAAAGCGCTTCAGGCCAATCTGGCCATTTCCGGCACCACAGATGTCGCGCTTATAAACCCGCGGATCGAACCGCGTTCGGTTAGGGGGCCAGCGCAGTTTGACATCGCCTTGCAAGGGCCGCTGGCGCTGTCCTCTGCCTCTGGCACGGCCACGCTGGACGGTGTTAGCGTGGTTGACCCGCGCAATGGGGTGCGCCTGTCGGATGTTCAGGCCCGCGCCGATCTGACGGGTGGGCAGGCGCAGATTGACCTGACGGGGCAATCCGCCCAAGGGGGCCGCCTTGCGCTGGGTGGTTCGATCAACCTTGCCCCGCCCTTAGACTCCAGCCTGCGGGCGCGGCTGGACGCGCTGCGCATTATTGACCCGCAATTGTTCGAAGCCACCGTGTCGGGCGATCTGGAAATTACCGGTCCGTTGGCGCGTGGCCCCGATCTGGGTGGGCGCTTGCGGCTGGACAGTATGGAACTGCGCATCCCGCGCGTGGGTCTGACCGGCCCGGCCTATGTTCCGCCGGGCATAGAACATCTGGGCGAATCCGGTGCTGCGCAAACCACACGCGCGCGCGCCGGGATATTTCAGGGCGAAACCAATGGCCGCCAGCGCAACCCGTCGCGGCTGGACCTGAGCATAGATGCCCCGAACCGCATTTTCATTCGTGGGCGCGGTCTGGATGCCGAACTGGGCGGCACATTGCGTCTGACCGGCACCACCGCTGATCTTATTCCCATTGGGCAGTTCAACCTTATACGGGGGCGGCTGGACCTGTTGGGCAACCGTTTCGCCCTGAACGAGGGCTTTGCCAGCCTTCAGGGCGATTTCATGCCTTTCGTGCGGCTGATCGCGTCTACAGAGCGCGAGGGCGTCAGTGCCCGCGTGGTGTTGCAAGGCCGCGCCAACGCGCCAGAGTTGCTATTCGAATCCAGCCCCGAACTGCCGCAAGAGGAAATCGTTTCGCTTCTGCTGTTCGGGCGCGGGTTTGAAACGCTCAGCCTGTTTCAGGCCGCGCAGCTTGCATCTTCGCTGGCCACGCTGTCGGGCCAGTCCGAGGGCATATTGGAAAAGCTGCGTCGCAATGTCGGGCTGGACGATCTGGATGTCCGCACCAATGAAGAGGGCGAGGCCACCGTCCGCGTGGGCCGCTACCTGACAGAAAACGTCTATACCGACCTAGAGGTGAACCCGCAGGGCGATAGCGAAGCGTCAATCAATATCGACCTGTCTCCGTCGCTGACGGCGCGGGGGCAGGTGGACAATGCCGGGCGCTCCAGCGTCGGGGTGTTCTTTGAACGTGACTATTAA
- a CDS encoding low molecular weight protein-tyrosine-phosphatase produces MRVLFVCLGNICRSPSAHAVLRAKTQHLGWTVDSAGTGGWHVGDPPDPRAVTEAEARGYPMADLRARQFSRADFDQFDLILAMDRSNLRDIMALRPDGATATVALFLDHALGTNRDIPDPYYTGGFAEVFQMIETGAEALVRRGA; encoded by the coding sequence ATGCGCGTTTTGTTCGTGTGCCTTGGCAATATCTGTCGCTCGCCTTCTGCCCATGCAGTGCTGCGCGCCAAGACGCAGCATTTGGGGTGGACCGTGGACAGCGCGGGCACTGGCGGTTGGCATGTCGGCGACCCGCCAGACCCCCGCGCGGTGACAGAGGCAGAGGCGCGCGGCTACCCGATGGCCGACCTGCGCGCGCGGCAATTCAGCCGCGCAGATTTTGATCAGTTCGACCTGATCCTTGCCATGGACCGCAGCAACCTGCGCGACATCATGGCTTTGCGCCCGGATGGTGCCACAGCCACTGTGGCGCTGTTTCTGGACCACGCCCTAGGCACAAACCGCGACATTCCCGACCCGTATTATACGGGCGGGTTTGCGGAGGTTTTCCAGATGATAGAAACCGGGGCAGAGGCGTTGGTCAGGCGCGGGGCCTGA
- a CDS encoding 4'-phosphopantetheinyl transferase family protein, whose product MIQQRFSFSEFARPLFSDRVAMAWADPTAPMPRLIGDEVLAVEQVRPVRAREFGAGRAAAREAMGLLGHPPRPVLQGEDRAPVWPRGLTGSISHTARDCMAVVTDAPEIRALGLDIEMAAALEPALWPEICTMAEMRWLASLGPSQRGHFAKLVFSAKEAVYKAQYTVSRQMLGFQDLTLTVDLPQHRFTAELTTEVAGFAPGAVLQGRFAILGAVFITAVEISADDPALSGGSNS is encoded by the coding sequence ATGATCCAGCAACGGTTTTCCTTTTCGGAATTCGCCCGGCCCCTGTTCAGCGATCGTGTTGCGATGGCTTGGGCAGATCCGACCGCGCCCATGCCCCGGCTGATCGGGGACGAAGTGTTGGCCGTGGAACAGGTTCGCCCCGTGCGCGCTCGCGAATTCGGCGCAGGCCGTGCCGCCGCGCGCGAGGCGATGGGCTTGCTGGGCCACCCGCCGCGCCCAGTGCTGCAAGGCGAAGACCGCGCGCCGGTCTGGCCACGCGGGTTGACCGGGTCAATCAGTCACACCGCGCGCGATTGCATGGCCGTGGTCACCGACGCGCCCGAAATCCGCGCCTTGGGGCTGGACATTGAAATGGCCGCGGCGCTGGAACCCGCGCTTTGGCCCGAGATTTGCACCATGGCAGAGATGCGCTGGCTGGCCAGTCTTGGCCCGTCTCAGCGCGGGCATTTCGCCAAGCTGGTCTTCAGCGCGAAAGAAGCCGTCTACAAAGCGCAATACACGGTCAGCCGCCAGATGCTGGGCTTTCAGGACCTGACCCTGACGGTGGACCTGCCCCAGCACCGTTTCACCGCAGAGTTGACAACAGAAGTTGCAGGCTTCGCGCCGGGGGCGGTCTTGCAAGGACGATTCGCCATTCTGGGGGCGGTGTTCATCACGGCGGTCGAAATTTCGGCGGATGATCCGGCGCTATCGGGCGGGTCCAACAGCTAG
- a CDS encoding SDR family oxidoreductase, translated as MPVDLSSLHGKAVLITGASRGIGAEAVRAFVGAGAQVGMVARDGAALDDLAKATGALPISCDMANFEAVSQAVARMQDQFGGLDVLVNNAGVIDPIAPLAQADPAEFGRLIDINLKGVFHGMRAALPVLPQGGTIITVGSGAAYNPLEGWGAYCSSKAGAWMLTRVAAVEAPHLRILSLSPGTVATDMQRTIRDSGINPVSQLDWDVHIPPEWPARALTWMCTADADAWVGQEVSLRDEAIRKRLGLVG; from the coding sequence ATGCCCGTTGACCTGTCATCACTGCACGGCAAGGCGGTTCTGATAACTGGCGCCAGCCGGGGTATTGGGGCCGAAGCGGTGCGCGCCTTTGTCGGCGCCGGGGCGCAGGTTGGAATGGTTGCGCGGGACGGCGCTGCGCTGGACGACCTTGCCAAGGCAACCGGCGCGCTGCCGATCTCTTGCGACATGGCCAATTTCGAAGCCGTGTCGCAAGCGGTTGCCCGGATGCAGGACCAATTCGGCGGGTTGGATGTGTTGGTGAATAATGCGGGCGTTATCGACCCGATCGCACCGCTTGCCCAAGCCGATCCGGCAGAATTCGGTCGCCTGATCGACATTAACCTGAAAGGCGTGTTTCATGGCATGCGTGCGGCCTTGCCGGTTTTGCCGCAGGGCGGCACGATCATAACCGTGGGGTCTGGCGCGGCGTATAACCCGCTAGAGGGCTGGGGCGCCTATTGCAGCTCCAAGGCAGGCGCGTGGATGCTGACCCGCGTTGCCGCGGTGGAAGCGCCGCATCTGCGCATCCTAAGTCTGTCACCCGGCACTGTCGCCACCGATATGCAGCGCACCATCCGCGATAGCGGGATAAACCCGGTCAGCCAGTTGGATTGGGATGTGCATATCCCGCCCGAATGGCCCGCGCGTGCCCTGACGTGGATGTGCACCGCAGATGCCGATGCATGGGTCGGGCAGGAAGTGTCCTTGCGCGACGAAGCTATCCGCAAACGGTTGGGGCTGGTTGGATGA
- a CDS encoding autotransporter assembly complex protein TamA, with the protein MRPACGAGTVLAVICALASPAAALETFQFRLVGDNPALEQSLRRASLIAQADSQGVGDPLELFATARAEYGRLIGVFYEAGYYAPQISVQIDGREAADISPLAPPDQIGEIAITMVPGPAFAFGRAQIAPLADGTELPGDFAAGEPARSTVIRAATATALDQWRAQGHAKAAPTGQTITANHGAQALDVAITLTPGPRLRFGALRPEGQKAVRADRIVEIAGLPTGEVFSPDDVDRATERLRATGTFSSVAMRQAETANPDGTLDISAAVVEAPPRRIGAGLEYDTERGVKLSGFWLHRNLLGGAERFRIEGMIDGIGANVGGLDYALELDFTRPATLTPDTTFTIGLDLETESEDDFDASRIRADALLVHRYSDRLTFSGGLGLLAERADFGPGRTIRRDYQLLLLPLAATWDQRDDQTNPKRGLYANGTVTPFFGTSGTGAGVQATADLRGYYPMGDRLVLAGRAQFGIVQGPGLADTPRDFLFYSGGGGSVRGQPYRSLGVTSGGVDSGGQGFAATSLELRMRATEELGIAAFLDAGYVSEGAFSGASDWHAGAGVGLRYDTVIGPLRLDVGLPVGGSTSNGAQLYLGIGQAF; encoded by the coding sequence ATGCGCCCTGCATGCGGGGCCGGAACGGTTCTGGCGGTGATCTGTGCGCTGGCCAGCCCGGCGGCTGCGCTAGAGACATTCCAGTTTCGCCTTGTGGGTGATAATCCGGCGCTGGAGCAAAGCTTGCGGCGTGCATCGCTTATCGCGCAGGCCGATTCACAGGGCGTTGGTGACCCGCTGGAATTGTTTGCGACCGCACGCGCCGAATACGGGCGGTTGATCGGCGTGTTCTACGAGGCGGGCTATTACGCGCCGCAAATTTCTGTCCAGATCGACGGGCGCGAGGCGGCCGATATCTCGCCACTGGCGCCACCAGACCAGATTGGCGAAATCGCGATAACCATGGTTCCGGGTCCGGCCTTCGCTTTCGGGCGCGCGCAGATCGCGCCGCTGGCTGACGGAACAGAGCTTCCGGGCGATTTTGCCGCAGGTGAACCAGCGCGCAGCACCGTCATTCGCGCAGCCACCGCCACTGCGCTGGACCAATGGCGCGCGCAGGGCCACGCCAAGGCCGCGCCAACCGGGCAGACGATTACCGCCAACCATGGCGCGCAGGCGTTGGATGTCGCGATCACGCTTACCCCCGGGCCGCGCCTGCGCTTCGGGGCGCTGCGGCCAGAGGGGCAAAAAGCCGTGCGCGCGGACCGCATTGTCGAAATCGCGGGCCTGCCGACTGGAGAGGTGTTCAGCCCCGATGATGTGGATCGCGCCACCGAACGGTTGCGCGCCACCGGCACGTTTTCTTCTGTCGCCATGCGCCAGGCCGAAACGGCGAACCCCGACGGCACGCTCGACATTTCTGCCGCGGTGGTCGAAGCGCCGCCCCGCCGAATCGGGGCCGGGCTGGAGTATGACACCGAACGCGGCGTCAAGCTGAGCGGTTTCTGGCTGCACCGCAACCTGTTGGGCGGGGCCGAACGCTTCCGCATTGAAGGCATGATTGACGGGATCGGCGCAAATGTCGGTGGGCTGGATTATGCTCTGGAGTTGGATTTCACCCGCCCCGCGACCCTGACCCCCGACACCACCTTTACCATCGGGCTGGATCTGGAAACCGAATCCGAGGACGATTTCGACGCAAGCCGCATCCGGGCCGATGCGCTTTTGGTGCATCGCTACAGCGACAGGCTGACCTTTTCGGGCGGGCTGGGCTTGCTGGCAGAGCGCGCCGATTTCGGGCCGGGCCGAACCATTCGCCGCGACTACCAGTTGTTGCTGTTGCCGCTGGCCGCAACATGGGACCAGCGCGACGATCAGACCAACCCCAAACGCGGCCTGTATGCCAATGGCACAGTGACCCCGTTTTTCGGAACATCCGGCACCGGGGCCGGGGTGCAGGCCACTGCCGATCTGCGCGGTTATTACCCGATGGGCGATCGGCTGGTTCTGGCCGGACGCGCCCAATTCGGGATCGTGCAGGGCCCCGGTCTGGCCGATACCCCGCGCGATTTCTTGTTCTATTCGGGCGGGGGTGGCAGCGTGCGCGGCCAGCCCTATCGCAGCCTTGGTGTAACATCAGGCGGGGTCGATTCTGGCGGTCAGGGCTTTGCAGCGACCTCGCTGGAATTGCGGATGCGCGCGACCGAGGAACTGGGGATCGCCGCCTTTTTGGACGCAGGCTATGTGTCGGAAGGGGCATTTTCCGGCGCATCCGACTGGCATGCCGGGGCGGGTGTTGGGCTGCGCTACGATACCGTCATCGGCCCGCTGCGGCTGGATGTGGGTCTGCCGGTTGGCGGCAGCACCAGCAATGGCGCGCAGCTTTACCTTGGCATCGGGCAGGCATTCTGA
- a CDS encoding copper chaperone PCu(A)C: MTRFAFVAATAALFALPAAAEITINDAYARVASPMAQSGAAFMGIQNSGAENDRLLSARSDVAQRVELHTHIADGDVMRMVEVEEGFEIPAGDTHMLERGGHHVMFMGLNRKLAHGDEVAVTLVFENAGEMDVIIPVDLERNDVTGEMGGKAMDHGHNHDHGHKH, encoded by the coding sequence ATGACACGTTTTGCATTCGTGGCGGCAACTGCTGCCCTGTTCGCGCTGCCTGCTGCGGCAGAAATTACCATCAACGATGCCTATGCGCGTGTGGCTTCGCCCATGGCGCAATCGGGCGCGGCCTTTATGGGCATTCAGAACAGCGGCGCGGAAAATGACCGGCTGCTCTCGGCACGCTCTGACGTGGCCCAGCGGGTAGAGTTGCACACCCATATCGCCGATGGCGATGTGATGCGCATGGTCGAGGTTGAGGAAGGTTTCGAGATTCCCGCCGGTGATACCCATATGCTGGAACGTGGCGGCCATCATGTCATGTTCATGGGCCTGAACCGCAAACTGGCCCATGGTGATGAAGTTGCCGTAACGCTGGTTTTCGAGAACGCCGGCGAGATGGATGTCATCATCCCGGTTGATCTGGAACGCAATGACGTAACCGGAGAGATGGGCGGCAAGGCGATGGACCACGGCCATAACCATGACCATGGCCATAAGCACTAA
- a CDS encoding enoyl-CoA hydratase/isomerase family protein, with product MISLDMAKGLWTITLDRPDKANSLTADMLEQLCQITARADLPNAIILTGAGRVFSAGADLDAARAGLATSPLWERLSGQIAALPCLTIAALNGTLAGGAFGMALACDMRLAVPSAKFFYPVMKLGFLPQPSDPARLAALVGPARAKMILMAGVKADADDALRWGLIDRITAPGTLLDGARALAADACAAAPDHVAAIKRLVAAE from the coding sequence ATGATTTCACTCGATATGGCCAAGGGTTTGTGGACCATCACCCTGGACCGGCCCGACAAGGCCAATTCGCTGACCGCCGACATGCTGGAACAGTTATGCCAGATCACCGCGCGGGCTGATCTGCCCAATGCCATTATCCTGACTGGCGCGGGGCGGGTGTTCAGCGCCGGGGCCGATCTGGATGCCGCGCGCGCGGGGCTTGCGACATCGCCGCTATGGGAGCGGCTTTCAGGCCAGATCGCTGCCTTGCCCTGCCTGACCATCGCGGCGCTGAACGGCACGCTTGCGGGGGGCGCGTTTGGCATGGCCTTGGCCTGCGACATGCGGCTGGCAGTGCCAAGCGCGAAGTTTTTCTACCCGGTTATGAAACTGGGCTTTCTGCCGCAACCCTCGGACCCCGCGCGGCTGGCGGCCTTGGTCGGCCCGGCGCGTGCCAAGATGATCCTGATGGCGGGTGTCAAGGCTGATGCGGACGACGCCCTGCGCTGGGGCCTGATCGACCGGATCACTGCGCCTGGAACGCTGCTGGACGGCGCCCGCGCGCTTGCTGCCGATGCCTGCGCCGCCGCGCCCGACCATGTCGCCGCAATTAAGCGCCTTGTGGCGGCTGAATAG